The proteins below come from a single Chryseobacterium sp. MA9 genomic window:
- the blaIND gene encoding IND family subclass B1 metallo-beta-lactamase has protein sequence MKKSIPFFIISMLLSPLANAQDTQVRDFVIEPQIKPNFYIYKTFGVFGGKEYSTNAVYLVTKKGVVLFDVPWQKTQYQSLLDTIQKRHNLPVIAVFATHSHEDRAGDLSFYNNKGIKTYATAKTNELLKKDGKATSTELIKTGKPYRIGGEEFVVDFLGEGHTADNVVVWFPKYKILDGGCLVKSKSAVDLGYTGEANVAQWPQTMMKLKNKYSQATLIIPGHDEWKGGGHVEHTLDLLNKNKKSE, from the coding sequence ATGAAAAAAAGCATACCGTTTTTTATTATTTCGATGCTATTAAGCCCATTGGCAAATGCTCAGGACACTCAGGTAAGAGATTTTGTAATTGAACCACAGATTAAACCTAATTTCTATATTTATAAAACTTTCGGAGTATTCGGAGGTAAAGAATATTCTACCAATGCGGTTTATCTGGTTACCAAAAAAGGAGTTGTTTTGTTTGATGTTCCATGGCAGAAAACACAATATCAAAGTCTGTTGGACACTATTCAGAAACGACATAACCTTCCTGTTATTGCTGTATTTGCTACCCATTCACACGAAGACAGAGCTGGAGATTTAAGCTTTTATAACAACAAAGGAATTAAAACCTACGCTACCGCGAAAACCAATGAACTCTTAAAGAAAGATGGAAAAGCTACCTCTACTGAACTTATAAAAACAGGAAAACCTTACCGTATTGGTGGAGAAGAATTTGTAGTGGACTTTCTGGGTGAAGGACATACTGCCGATAACGTAGTAGTCTGGTTCCCCAAATATAAAATACTGGACGGAGGATGTCTTGTAAAAAGTAAATCAGCGGTTGACCTTGGCTACACCGGAGAAGCCAACGTTGCACAATGGCCACAAACCATGATGAAATTGAAAAACAAATATTCACAGGCAACCCTGATTATCCCAGGTCACGATGAATGGAAAGGAGGCGGACATGTTGAACATACTC
- a CDS encoding metal-dependent transcriptional regulator gives MKTTLTEENYLKALFHLVDNEGKVTINELSKFLNVKMPSVNNMMKKFAEKKWVIYETYKPLIVTESGRREAALVVRKHRLTEMFLVKKMNFGWENVHEIAEQLEHVHSQIFFEKMDEILDYPKFDPHGEPIPDKDGNIIAQDLQKLSNCEPGENVTFASVTLSDGAFLNYLNDRNLLLNTKVKVVKIESFDKSMTIEIDGKTEILSKKATEKILVKK, from the coding sequence TTGAAAACAACCCTAACAGAAGAGAATTACCTGAAAGCTTTGTTTCATTTAGTTGACAATGAAGGAAAGGTTACGATTAATGAGCTCAGCAAATTTTTGAATGTAAAAATGCCAAGTGTCAATAATATGATGAAAAAGTTTGCAGAGAAAAAGTGGGTTATTTATGAAACCTACAAACCATTAATTGTTACAGAAAGCGGAAGGCGGGAAGCAGCCCTGGTAGTTCGTAAACACAGACTTACCGAAATGTTTCTGGTTAAAAAAATGAATTTTGGCTGGGAAAATGTTCACGAAATTGCAGAACAGCTAGAGCACGTGCACTCTCAAATCTTTTTCGAGAAAATGGACGAAATTCTTGATTATCCTAAATTTGATCCTCATGGAGAACCTATTCCGGATAAAGACGGAAATATTATTGCCCAGGATTTGCAAAAACTAAGCAACTGTGAGCCTGGTGAAAATGTAACTTTCGCTTCAGTCACCCTTTCTGATGGCGCATTTTTAAATTATCTTAACGATCGGAATCTTCTCCTCAATACCAAAGTAAAAGTCGTTAAAATTGAGAGCTTTGATAAATCAATGACGATAGAAATCGATGGTAAAACAGAAATTTTAAGTAAAAAAGCAACTGAAAAAATATTGGTTAAGAAATAA